One genomic region from Electrophorus electricus isolate fEleEle1 chromosome 23, fEleEle1.pri, whole genome shotgun sequence encodes:
- the lpxn gene encoding leupaxin: MDELDELLQELGLSITKNSTPPTSGPPQSLALNISHRDEPGNVSSQIQTSGTESGQKDSEDVYSQLPAPVEAGFMSPGTATRELDSIMNELLGLGLELPDQTQSTHQPQVTQNSNKDATKPEGNKKPSGGDQAAENIAVSKEQDVPAGKNMDAIDSLLGTLSSDMEKMGVRTEAKGHCASCGKCIAGKMITALGKVWHPEHFVCVVCKEELGSGGFFERDGKQYCEADYQSLFSPRCAYCQGPILQNILTAMDRTWHPEHFFCTHCGELFGAEGFMEREGKPYCPKDFYRLFAPKCSGCGESLQDNYLSAANGTWHPNCFVCADCLKPFTDGCFLELDGRPLCSLHFHTRQGMLCGTCSTPILGRCIAALDRKFHPEHFVCAFCLKQLSQGVFKEQGGKPYCAVCHNKLFL; encoded by the exons ATGGATGAACTCG ATGAGCTGCTCCAGGAGCTGGGCCTGAGCATAACGAAAAACAGCACCCCCCCTACATCAGGTCCCCCCCAAAGCCTCGCCCTCAACATCTCGCACAGGGACGAGCCGGGAAACGTGTCATCACAG ATTCAGACCTCTGGCACTGAATCAGGGCAGAAGGATTCTGAAGATGTGTACAG TCAGCTGCCTGCTCCAGTGGAGGCTGGTTTTATGAGTCCAGGAACAGCGACACGGGAGCTGGACTCCATTATGAATGAGCTCCTGGGTCTGGGTCTTGAG CTCCCAGACCAGACACAGTCGACACACCAGCCACAAGTTACCCAAAACTCAAACAAGGATGCAACAAAGCCAGAAGGGAATAAAAAACCTTCTGGAGGAGACCAAGCAGCAGAAAACATTGCTGTAAGCAAAGAGCAGGACGTTCCGGCAGGAAAGAACATGGATGCTATCGACAGCCTGCTGGGAACACTCAGCTCGGACATGGAGAAGATGGGGGTCCGCACGGAGGCCAAAGGGCACTGTGCCTCGTGTGGAAAGTGCATCGCTGGGAAG ATGATCACAGCTCTGGGGAAGGTCTGGCACCCAgagcactttgtgtgtgtggtgtgtaaggAGGAACTGGGCTCTGGAGGTTTCTTTGAGAGGGACGGAAAACAGTACTGCGAGGCGGACTACCAGAGCCTCTTCTCCCCACGCTGCGCCTACTGCCAGGGGCCCATTCTACag AACATCTTGACGGCGATGGACCGCACATGGCACCCAGAACATTTCTTCTGTACCCACTGTGGGGAACTGTTTGGAGCAGAGG GTTTTATGGAGCGTGAAGGGAAGCCATACTGCCCTAAGGATTTCTACCGCCTCTTTGCTCCGAAGTGCTCCGGCTGTGGCGAATCTCTGCAGGATAATTACCTGTCTGCTGCCAACGGTACCTGGCACCCAAACTGCTTCGTCTGTGCG GACTGTCTGAAGCCCTTCACAGATGGCTGTTTCCTGGAGCTGGATGGACGTCCTCTCTGCTCATTGCATTTCCATACTCGGCAGGGCATGCTGTGTGGCACATGCAGCACTCCCATCTTGGGCCGCTGCATCGCTGCTCTCGACCGCAAGTTCCACCCCGAGCACTTTGTCTGCGCCTTCTGTCTGAAGCAGCTCAGTCAGGGAGTGTTTAAGGAACAGGGCGGCAAACCCTACTGCGCCGTCTGTCACAACAAACTATTCCTGTGA